Proteins encoded together in one Meles meles chromosome 7, mMelMel3.1 paternal haplotype, whole genome shotgun sequence window:
- the KCNJ8 gene encoding ATP-sensitive inward rectifier potassium channel 8 has protein sequence MLARKSIIPEEYVLARIAAENLRKPRVRDRLPKARFIAKSGACNLAHKNIREQGRFLQDIFTTLVDLKWRHTLVIFTMSFLCSWLLFAIMWWLVAFAHGDIYAYMEKSGTEKSGLESTVCVTNVRSFTSAFLFSIEVQVTIGFGGRMMTEECPLAITVLILQNIVGLIINAVMLGCIFMKTAQAHRRAETLIFSRHAVIAVRNGKLCFMFRVGDLRKSMIISASVRIQVVKKTTTPEGEVVPIHQLDIPVDNPIESNNIFLVAPLIICHVIDKRSPLYDISATDLANQDLEVIVILEGVVETTGITTQARTSYIAEEIQWGHRFVSIVTEEEGVYSVDYSKFGNTVKVAAPRCSARELDEKPSILIQTLQKSELSHQNSLRKRNSMRRNNSMRRNNSIRRNNSSLMVPKVQFMTPEGNQNTSES, from the exons ATGTTGGCCAGAAAGAGCATCATCCCCGAGGAGTATGTGCTGGCGCGCATCGCCGCGGAGAATCTGCGCAAACCACGGGTGCGAGACCGCCTCCCCAAAGCCCGCTTCATCGCGAAGAGTGGGGCGTGCAACCTGGCGCACAAGAACATCCGTGAGCAAGGACGGTTCCTGCAGGACATCTTCACTACCTTGGTGGACCTGAAATGGCGCCACACGCTGGTCATCTTCACCATGTCGTTCCTCTGCAGCTGGCTGCTCTTCGCCATCATGTGGTGGCTGGTGGCCTTCGCCCATGGGGACATCTACGCTTACATGGAGAAAAGTGGAACGGAGAAAAGTGGTTTGGAGTCCACGGTGTGTGTGACTAATGTCAG ATCTTTCacctctgcttttctcttctccattGAAGTTCAAGTGACCATTGGATTTGGAGGGAGAATGATGACGGAGGAATGTCCTCTGGCTATCACAGTTTTGATTCTCCAGAACATCGTGGGTTTGATAATCAATGCAGTCATGTTGGGCTGCATTTTCATGAAAACAGCTCAGGCTCACAGGAGGGCGGAAACCTTGATTTTCAGTCGCCACGCTGTGATTGCTGTCCGAAATGGCAAGCTGTGCTTCATGTTCCGAGTGGGCGACCTAAGGAAGAGCATGATCATTAGTGCCTCAGTGCGCATCCAGGTTGTCAAGAAGACAACCACACCGGAAGGGGAGGTGGTGCCTATTCACCAGCTGGACATTCCCGTTGATAACCCAATTGAGAGTAATAACATTTTTCTGGTGGCCCCTTTGATCATCTGTCATGTGATTGACAAGCGCAGCCCCTTGTATGATATCTCAGCAACTGACCTCGCCAACCAAGACCTAGAGGTCATAGTGATTCTGGAAGGAGTGGTTGAAACTACTGGCATTACCACACAAGCAAGAACCTCCTATATCGCGGAGGAGATCCAGTGGGGCCATCGCTTTGTGTCTATTGTAACTGAGGAGGAAGGAGTGTATTCTGTGGATTACTCCAAATTCGGCAACACTGTTAAAGTAGCTGCTCCCAGGTGCAGTGCCCGAGAGCTGGATGAGAAGCCTTCCATCCTGATTCAGACCCTCCAGAAGAGTGAACTATCCCATCAAAATTCTCTGAGGAAGCGCAATTCCATGAGGAGAAACAATTCCATGAGGAGAAACAATTCCATCCGAAGGAACAACTCATCGCTCATGGTGCCCAAGGTGCAATTTATGACTCCAGAAGGAAATCAGAACACATCGGAATCATGA